The genomic region aaaaaacaaaggaactataaaaatcaacaataaagaaaagaagggcTCCACTCGGAGCTCCTTGCGGTTACAGATACTCTCACGGGTGGTGGAATTCGAGCCCAAATTTATAATCTCATCATGCGGTCACTCATGCCAGAGCAGAAACGGCGACGCTTAACCAAACGGGCATCTAATCCACAAGTATTGTGTGGCTGTGCAGAACCGGCCCATATTTGCAGACGTGGCCCATTTTAAACTTGTACGATTTCAAACGATATTAATATTTccgaaaaatcaaaatataaaaaaaataaaataaaagagggaaagaaaaagaatcgGCTGCCATGGAAGCTGCAGTCTCATCTTCCCTTATACTCACATCTCCATTGAACACAAAGACTCTCTCTAGAAACAGAGTAATCACCGGTTATCCAAAATCAACGCGCACATTTCGCTTGATCAAAAATCGGAAACTGACCACCACAATTGCAGCTGTCAATGAAGTTTCTGCGGCAGCAGATTCAGGCCAAGTGGAGGTCACCTGGCAGATCATCGTTGGAGCTGTAGGtaatgagttttttttattggataacaacatttttcatttatttcagattgaattttattttatttttttaaaattacttttaatatgCAGCTGGTGTAACCCCTTTTGTAGTAGCTGGAATTGAGTTCAGTAAAAGAATAGTAAGATTTTTATACACATGCCTCAAATTTCAAGCTTTTTACTTGTTTTAATGATGATGCTAATTgcatttctttattaatagtACCAATGTCATGTTTAATAGAAAATACTGATTGATCCTCtaaatttcattttgtttttcctGTTTATTTATCATTCAGAATAAAAAACCAGAATTAGAATTCTGAACCCAATTATtcccaaataaaataaagtaaaccATTTCGTTGGTTTAATGCTTtgataaatcaaatatttgagTGCGGAAATCAAATCACAGTCATACAGCTAACTGTGTTAtgaataatgaaaaatgaaagaaaagtgGCTCAAATGATGAATGCGTAATTATTACgaggaataataataataatgttacATAGGAAAATGGCAGATAGCACAAAGAAGATGTGAAATATGTGGAGGGGCTGGACTTGTCATGAGGGAAAAGGACTATTTTCGTTGCCCTGGATGCGGTAAGATCGCTTAGTTCATCTTCTTACATGCACCTCTTTATCTCATTCCTCCGTTGCAATTCCtattctgtttcttttttctttgttttttctagTCTTGTGtctgtgtgtgtgtatataatacacacacacacacacacacacacacacatataggATAGCGATGTCAGTCTTGCCTATAATTTTTGAACAATTGATGTTATTTGGCAGGAGGATTCCTACCCTGGCAGTCATGGAAAAGATTCTTCTCTGGTTAGTGTTATAGTATATGTAGCTTGATTGAATCTGCTTCCTGTGTTCCTCCTACTTAAGAGGGCCAAAACTCTCGAAGCAGCTTTTCTAGTTTCCCTTGGCCAAATATTGCTATTACTTGCCAGGATTCGAGGGTTCTTTCTCTTTGTTTCAGTCTCTATGTCTTTCTCCCACAACAGAGAGCCAAAACAGAAGAACCCAGAAATATAGATACATAGATAGATTGATGTGATCTGATCATTATTCTGATCTTTATAATCAAGttcacaatttaattttatagttactACGTCATAATcattatgatattataatGCTACGTTAACGACAATTATTGCCTCTTCAAGATAAGCACCTTGGTAAAATATCTTttgattgattatttatatttatatcattaaaggCAAAGGCAAAAGGGATTCATCTGTCCTTTCGGGTGGTTATCGTATCTTTTATTccttattaaatttcatacTTTTCTAAAGCGTAATCTACTGTTTTAGGAGACCAAACCATTATGTCGTAAGACTAATTCGATTTGAAAATTActtattatcataaataattagaattataataaatatatttggtaaatgttattttttctttatttatagttTGATTAACCGGTTATAAATtatacaatataaaaaattgtttctttatttttcttataaaaataaaaatttatttaatataaaagaaaattcaaactcaaggctatttattttttatcgtTTGAACTAGATATGTAAGTGTtgatagatattatttttaatgctaCTATATGTTCATATTGCTGTAAGATTAATTTagatgaaatgaaaataaacttataatatattgctcttaaaaatataaaaacttccatcaataaagaatataaaaatcaatcatctatataaaagaacaagtatatatttttatatattatatatttatttacaattcTAGAAGTACACCGGTGTGATTAAGGCCACTCTAGATAATGTTAGGGCCAGTTATTGATATTACGATTACAGTACTtaagtttttataatatttttcttttaatttttggtttatatcattttttatataatttactaaaaaagGAATACccatatattatcttttacttaatttaataaaaaattaaatatttattttattttagataaaataccaaatatatatatatatatatatatatattcatttaaatgattataaatatactaggTATTTTATccaaatatattaactttttttataattctaagtGTTTAACTAATTAAGTAAAAGAATTCAAGGTAGTTCCAggattttttttagtaattaaaatatcatttattttgtttaatgaactctttttaagaaaaataattgacaatatatatataaaaaataacatatcaaaattgtaaaatgtaaacataacattttaatagtttaggtactaaattagaaatatataaagtCCTAGCCTTAAAATGTACattaatttgtataattttaatcattgAATTTGAGAACGgtagaaatttattattccCTAAATAAGTattcagtttttaaattttaaatttatatttttaataaaactttaattattgtatttaaaattaaagacacaGACTACAAAcataatttatcatattaaaccTGAAGTTTTAGAATTAAAGATAGAAATTacaaacataatttactatatTAAACCTGAAAATGAGAAGatctaatttctttattaattaatggtgattttctttcttatatactcgaaataattaagatatatatatatatatatatatatatatatatatatatatatatatatatatatataatgaagcACCTCCATTTATGAAGGTGCTTCATTTCTCATAACTATCCGACTGTCGGTGTGTTTGCATCTGCCTGCTTTTACATGGTTTCCTCGCCAATCTTATATCAAAGTGCGATTTCTCCTCTGCATTGACCATGAAAATTTTGCATGATTGCCTCCTCTAAGTGCTTTACAATCAGAAAATTCATCAGCCCACATTCAATATTTAATCAAGAATCTTTTACATCTTCCTCCTGTCTCCTccgatattaattttttattcattttcagTGGtctatcaaaaaaaataaaaacactaaAAAAGATTTCATGATACTTGCATTGGCAGACTTAACCTAAagctaataaatatatatttacaaaatcataaactcagattttctttttttcatttataaataaaaaaataatattgtattttcATTCTCATAAATGACAAAATCTAAACTTGACTTGATTTCTAATTCTAGACCActatttaatatgttttaactatttttaagagGGTAACTAGACTTGTTTAATTGTtgaatcagaattttttttatttaaatccaCTTCAAAATTATCCGAGTTTaatcataatttaaatatttgacttttatatacaaattttacaaaaatttaaaagaaaaaaataaataattcaaatttttattaagatttaacttatcgaaatataattaataaacttagATGAACCTATATTATGTCCaaccttaaaaaaatttagaggGATTCAAGAAATATATGCATGAGCATTAATAGACCGACGAACAGAAAAGTAAAAGAGTAAATTTTGTTTTGGTAAAAACCACTACGTCAGTCCTTATGTAATGAGGCAGCCTAATCATCAATTGGCCTACATTACAAGTTGACCTACCATacaattctttcttttatcctttttcCACGAATAACGTTACATTTGCTTGACCTTTGCATTTCAATTCAAttccttttctaattttctttttttctcttagtaCTCAATTTCCCTCTTCGGCCCAAGTGCTCAAAAAGTCCCCCAACCTCCTCAtgtttgaatttcttttctaaaaaataaaaaagaaagaaaataaattatttcacttGTGCACGtggataatatttttttagtataaatatatctgaaattaaTATGAGGCATATGCCGGATAGGACATTTCCagatgataaaatattttgtcaaaaattctaatacagttatatatttaaaattttagttaaattataaattatttttaacatctCGTTTAAACGCTCTTAAACTGTAGATAACATTTTTGATAACCGAAAAGACTTGACTTGCATAATAAATGCggtttttacatttttaaatattctagTTAATATGAAAGTTTGTTGATTCTAGCTATTTTtgtctctctttttcttgttttcttgcattgaATTAGATTGGAGAGTATTTGATTTCAAATTGTCTTCTCTTCAGAACAAACTTAAATGATTTTCCAACTAAAGGACAAGTTTTGATCATTACACCTTTGGTTGACATAACTACCATTTGCTATTTTTCATAAACTTTGCAAACCATAGatatatatagttaaaaaAAGATACTTAAAACCAATTAATTTAGATGATGTgagattattaatttcttaagtaGGCTATtcattgatatattaataatgttatattatcaagagtaattaattttaatttaatcatagaTATACAATGTGGCTcatttttatgtgtttatatGAATATTGTAATAGACAAAAtctatttaagattttattatgtttactaccacaattttttttttaaaaagtcaaaaattcaaaatagttGAAAATGAATtcggaaagaaaaaaaaatattgaatcaaatattgCAACTGCATGACGTATTGCTGATGGGAAAATTATGTGCATTATTTTCCATTTagggaaaaagagaaaataaaaacaccaAAAGCAAATATGTCTGTTGAAACCAGAGAAAGATGacaaatttgagaaaaggagTATTAGACCATtttaatgattcaattaactTAGTATTTGGCACCTAAACTTGACTCATActtggaataaaagaaaaaaaaaatcaaattcaaatataattaaaaaggataaaaattaagattaatttGTGAAGCTTAAATGGAAATGCTGTGTGAAAGTCTAAGCCATCAACTCGTGATACCATTCAATAGAATTGGAAAAATGACAAGAAACTGGAATGTCGTTTTCATGTGAAATTctgatgaataaattccaaaGGCTCAGGTCGGCAAAGCCATGGGAAGGCCTGGAAAGTCAAGAATCGTTATTACTCTTTTGTCATTCTTTTTGGCTGAGTCATTTTGCCATGGTTTTGCTGTAAGTGCAGTGGTCTCCCTGAGAGATAGGCATACGTGTTGTGATCCACGTAGGGATAAAATGAGCAATTCCGGACACTTGCATAAATGTGAGGTACCATTCTGCCGTTCAGtttaatattacaataaaggttaaagaaaaagcattacccaaataatgattttaaaggatatatatatttaaaaaataggctataaaatagtgaaataaaaataagcaCCGGCTCGTATGGAGTGATTCATTTAAGTAAGTATGCGTCAATAATATATAAGAGTAGAATAGATTTCTGTATTTAGTTTTAATCAATTAGAacttgaaagatatacatgcacgaataaaaatgagaaattataCTTTTGTTTTGTCAATAATTGTGCCACACCCATCAATGTCATTGTTTTCTTTGATCTCATATTGAAGGCAGCTATTTCAGCCGTAGCCCCCAcaatttttgaataataatttcCGACAATAACAATAAGCAAggatttgaatcaaataaagGAAGACAAAGCTTAGGTTGGTGAAATTTGTATGCCGTGCCAACTTCAGCATCATCTTGAAAAGggtattttctttatattaaagCATTGTAATCATACTTTCCCATCTTCGTCAGAGAACATTTGAGTACTAATTGAAGGAGTAGACTTCTTTGGTAAAGAGAAGGCAGAAAAACAATTTCTgcaatttcttccaaaaataATCAGCCTTGGATCTGCCCCACAATCCATTTCCTCCTTTCCAAACAAACCAGCAAAGCCAAGGCAATTTGATCCTCAGGATTCAGCACCTGATATATAGTCAGgtttataattatacaaaacgaaaaagaaaagaaaacaatctcaaatgAATCCAATTAATTATTACACGACAACAGACAATGAATAACAACAGTTCAGTTTCTGTGCCGCACATGTCATGAGGAGGAAGGGATAAGCCTAAAATGTTAGAGATCCTCTGTcgcttgaaaaataaaaagtataaacaATTTTATAGCGGTTAAAATCCAATTAgttaaatgattaattttatttatttttatattagttgggttcaaatatattagttaggctttacattttatttatttatttaactctcgtcttaattaattgattcaattttataatatgctATGAGTTTAAGActggtttaatttttaaatttttatataagcaCATCCCAAAGATTActattactaattattttctacttttttattatatgtgggaaaagctaatattaataataatttatcaattaatatattaattaaatttatattatttattaagcaGAATGTCAGTgtctaatttttgaaataaaattatttaatatttaaagtagGTGGAACGATTGAGCTAAAATTGGAAGAAGCACGAAGGTAGAATTCACGTTGGACTTGAAATTGAATTACTTAAAAGTCATACCCATTCCAGCACCTTAGAAACAAGAATAAGTCCACACCTATTTAAAGGAAAGGAAGGTAActcattaatttaataaatacccAATTCACTCATAAGCTTTGTACGTACCATTTTGGACAAAgatttcatttatttcaacattactgttttttttttaaaacaaaactttatagtctaattagaaaaatgactaaaaattTCACACTGAAGTAACATGCAATCGTAAGTAATAcatctctaattaattaaatttgactatttatatactattgttttttgataaaaaataaattaataaaagttcCGAAGCTTCGGATttcaaacaaattaaattatactaaaatataaaatataattatgttCATACATaattaagaaagaataaaataatgaatagattaaaataattgatgaGTTAACAGTTATTtgagaattatataaataaaatttagtaatatatataaaagtagaaCAAAGGATCATTATtacaaataaatcaaataattatataatatttaccAAATATAATTTAGATATTAGCTGGTGAAAAGAATATAAGAgaatgtttttgtttttaattatttttaaacgaAAGGGTAAACCGTGTGGGGCCCATATAGTTGGCATCGCACACGTCGGGTCGACCTTTACACCTTTGTACATTATTAGCGTCATCATTATCTTTTGTAATGTAAAAAGGTTATACAGCGTAGAGACCAAAATACCCTCCATCCCAACTTGTTAAATATACTTTTTCCGTATTTaggtaaatttttcattttattaatatttatgaagattaaaagttattatctATTTACTTAATTTCTAATCTATTACTCTCTTAATGGCcttctcaataaaataataataaataataattcatactaattaaaatatatactataaattatttatattgtgttgattaaaatttataaaatttatttatagatctaaaatttatgattatctacataattaaatttataaaaattaattgtaactgaattaaaaaaaatttaaataaattttacactACCAAgtcaatatatattataacatCAAGAtatcttttttcaattttattatttctcttttatgtaattcattcttttttaaatttcaactaaACGTAATATTATGGTTAACTATTAAgagattatataatttatattcgTTATTAAGTTTGACacgttatttttatatttttaattataaaatatatattaatattatattaattctattttttaataaaattatcagtCAAATATATGACATGACGTgaattctatttataaaaaaaattgaatcgGCATTAAAGTTGTTGTCTAGTtctattactaaaatattatattttataaagataatttttttctaaactttagaatttccttaattttatgtgctaatattctaataattagAGTACTCAtgaattcttttcttgttgCAAAAGtttatatcatataaatatatttaataaatattttatctaaaattaaatttgatatcaatgttaaaatatagtaattaaattaaaaatataaaaaattacatattaaatttaataataaatataaatcacattattttcttagctaatagtattattattatataatagtttataactgatagaaaattatttgtaAAGTAGTTGTAACTGACagaaatattatttgtaattaggtaattaatgtaatatttGATGTatcacaataataaattaaagtagtTGTAAACTGTCTTTTTTGGACACACACTTCAagcttctctttcttttttcttaaggAAATAGCGATGGAAAAAACAAAGTATGATTCTCATATCTTCCGTCAACATTAACCATTGATGACCGTACAAACATGAAGAAATTAATACTTGAGATTGAGACATATAATTTGACCAtggtttcttttcttgttcctTTAACAACCATTGACCGAATTTACAATAGTCATTGAAGAAGACTAACATAGTCTTTAAATACTTTTCAAAATTGTCTCAACTTGACTTCTAACTTAATTAAGGAATTGTTAGAGTAACATGGAtggttataaaattattaaaagctGTTTAAAATTGTAATTGGGTGCTGCAAAATTATTAAGGAAAAAGATGCTGCACAGTTTCAGTGGCCcaaatgtaattttattgaGATGGGAAGGTCAATGGTGAGAAACAATTGTTATTAAAAAGACAAACTGATTCTTGGAAAGGGAACCATGTTTGCAAGTGCTTAATCCAGAGGCTTTAGATTTTTTAAGCCAAAGCAAAAAAAACCAAGAAATCAAACCTGGTGCAAAGCTAACAAGGTAtgtcagaaaaaaaaaaaaaaaaaaagaacccaTTAAATTTGATGTTGAATTTGATGTCATGATCATATACTAGTTTGATTCTGAATCTTGACATGTGTTGCTCAAGTAAAGATTCTTCATATGGTTGCTAGTTGCCTCttgttttccatttctttctttgtttattttctgatTGATGAATGTGTGTATACGTGTTTAGTTCGGTAAGTTGGTGGTGATTTTTGTAGCTTTTCAGCTAAGTTTTATGTCCTTCGAGGTAAAAACTGGTTCTTTGGAAGAGGGTTGGTGATGAATATGTGAAAGATGgaaatttttcttgttttggttaaaaggaaaagaaagctCATCCCTTGGTTTTAACTTTTTAGGTTGTCTTCaagttccttttttttttttttttttttttttggataaaCCTTTTTGTTATGGCTTTGTACGTTCATGGGGATCTCTCTCTGTCTTTCTCATATCTATCTGAATTTCTTTGAGTCTTTGTTTCTATGGGGACTTTTccaaattttaattggaaacTTCCCATTTCTGAAGTTTTGTTAGGGTGAGAGAATTTCTTATTGATGTCAGGTTAAagatttcaaatattttacgTTGGATTTCAGGAACTTCAAGATTCAATGTTAGTGTGCCAATGCTAAACAAGAATTTTGTTTCTTAACCGGATTGCTGCAAGTATATCCTTAACGATCTGCAGTTGTGTTTTCAGTATTATCTGAATCAGGAAGATCCATATGGCTTTAAAGACCATCATCTTCATCTCACTTTAAGACCCAGATAGCTTCActtctctctgtctctctctaaCTAGTTTAAAATGATGCTAGATGCAATCATTGGGCATAAAATTATTTGCATATGATTAggaatttaattcttaattgttCTGCAGCACGTGcactatttcttttgttgttgaatgaatatatgaaattGAGATCCATAAGAACTAAGCAGTTGTTGGATGAAATCTTCTtcctttatattattttctaaggaTAAGGGCCAAGACCATGCCTAAGGGTCTTATCCCTGCGCCAGTTACCttccttttaaagaaaaagctaaTCACCTGAACCAAAAAGACATTAATTAGTACCGAGTCAAATACATTTAAATGGTGGTTACAGGAGGGTATTAATTTGTTGTATGTTGAGAGAAACAGTCCTGAAATGGTGCTGGTAATCCATCTATCCCACAAACAATTTAACTACCTCCTAATGTAAACTCAAATCACCAGCAGCTACTTAGCGCTGTCCATGGACACTATTTTACAGGTTTACATGTTTTCAATCTGTTATATTGATGAGTGTACcttgcattttccttttcacTGCAACCGCCTTAACAATCATGTTACTCTTCTTTGCAGATAGAATCAGTTCTGCAGTATTTCATCTGTGCTAAAGTggatataatttttctttggaaaaAGCTGATTGAGACATGTGCTTCATGTTTAGATGAGGTTCACAGGTCATAATAACCAAGCTGCCATTTTGGTCTGAAAAAATTTCTTCCAGAAAGGTTCCTGGTGTTGCTGTGAACCACTGATACTCAAGAACTGAGGCAACTGAAAGAATTAGCTATTGGTTAATGCAAACATCTCAGAAAGGTACAGTTATGGATGGGCCTCCTGGGTTCTATGACCATCCTGTGCGACCTCGGGAATCCTATCACTGGCATTCCAATCAGAACCTAGACCAATATCCTATGTCTGATGATGGCAGCCAAGAGATGCACCTTTCAGCCGAGACATTTGATCAACACAGCACCCTAGAATCATCTTCTGGAACTGGTGGGTATCCTGTTCAAACTTCGCCATCTACTGCTAGTTTCTCTCCAAATGAAAGTGTAATTTCACAACCAAATTCTCAGTCATACATACTGGACCAGCATGATTCTTCTGAGAATACTAGTGGTTCACCAGACAGAGAGGCTTATGTTATTCACAAACTGAGAGAACTAGAAACTGCTATGCTGGGTCCTGCAGATGATCTTGACGTATATAACATAATGACTCAGGATGGATCCAATCAAATCACATCTGAGGAAGAAAAGTGGAAGTTTTTGATGGAGACTGTATCAAGAAGAGACTTGAAAGAAGTACTTTATGCTTGTGCTCAAGCTATTGACAGTAATGATATGCTTACAGTTGAATGGCTAATGACAGAGTTGCGGAAAATGGTATCAGTTTCTGGTGAGCCAATCCAAAGGTTAGGAGCCTACATGCTGGAAGGTCTTGTTGCAAGGTTGGCATCTTCAGGAAGTTCTATCTACAGGGCGCTAAGATGCAAGGAGCCTGCGAGTGCTGAGCTCCTCTCTTACATGCATATATTATATGAAGTCTGCCCGTACTTCAAATTTGGGTATATGTCAGCAAATGGAGCAATTGCTGAAGCAATGAAAGATGAAAGTAGAGTTCatataattgattttcaaattgcACAAGGCAGCCAGTGGATCACCTTAATCCAGGCTCTTGCTGCTCGACCTGGGGGGCCGCCACATGTCCGGCTTACAGGTATTGATGATTCCACATCAGCTTATGCTCGTGGAGGAGGACTTGATATAGTGGGCCAGAGACTGTCAAGGCTTGCCGAGTCATGTAAGGTGCCCTTTGAGTTCCATGCAGCTGGAGTTTCTGGTTCTGAAATTGAACTCAAGAATCTTGGGATTCGACCAGGTGAAGCTCTTGCAATTAATTTTGCCTTAATGCTTCACCACATGCCTGATGAAAGCGTGGGCACTCAAAATCATCGTGACAGGCTGTTGAGGTTGGTGAAGAGCTTATCTCCCAAGGTAGTAACTCTTGTTGAGCAAGAATCAAATACTAATACTGCCCCATTTGTAAACCGTTTCACTGAGACATTAAACTATTATCTGGCTATCTTTGAATCAATTGATGTTACTCTACCAAGGGGGCACAAGGAACGGATCAATGTTGAGCAGCATTGTCTAGCTCGTGAGGTGGTCAACATTGTAGCATGCGAGGGTGCTGAGAGAATAGAGCGTCATGAACCTTTAGGTAAGTGGAAGTCACGATTTGCCATGGCTGGGTTTACACCCTATCCGTTAAGCTCTTTTGTGAATGCTACCATCAAGGCTCTGCTGCAGAGTTACTCCAAGAAGTATACTCTTGAAGAGAGAGATGGAGCATTATATCTTGGCTGGATGAACCGACCTCTGATTGCTTCTTGTGCATGGAGGTAATAACCCGGAAAACATTGGGGGCATGTTTTGTGTGCTTCAAACCCGTAATTCGAAGCAAGATCATTTCATGTTGTTGTTCGTAGTAAAATAGCATAGCGATGTCACAACACTGGTGGATTTTCAAGTAATGAATTGGCTCCATTCAAGGACTCTAACTTGTACTGAACCCAAATAACATCAAGTATGTTAATGTTCCATAGGCATTAAGCTATTATCTTTCTGTCAATTGAATTtctacttaattttatttgatagaATCGGTAGATATAGAATTCTTTGCTAGTAGAAATCAGTTTTCCATGCCTGGGTAGGTTTGCACCCTAGTCATTAAGTTGTTCCAGAAATGTCACCAAGATTCTGCTGGAAAACTACTCCTACGCATATCCTCTTTGAAGACAGAGCTTCAGCTCTCGTTCTTGAATGGACGAACTGATCTCTGATTGCTTCTTGCATATGTAGATGATAGAAAAATGTTACTGATCACTTTGAAATATTAGCTATGGGTTGGACGCGGAAAGGCTCCAGGTTAATACAGGTGGGAATAAAACCAAATGGTTGCTGTAAACTACTATTTGGCAGATATATTTGCAGAAGCTgcaaattaaatgaatttggaGAATTTTAACACAGAATCAACAGAAATAGTTACCATTGGTGTGGTCAAGTGTTTGGTTTATAGTACTAAGTACCAGGAAAAAAGATTAaggaaaaagacaaaaagagaaaagaaaaaagaaactctaTTGTTAATTTCATTCTCTAGTGATAAACATAAACTCTTACTAGTTAAGTTGCCCTAAGTTTGATTTAACTGCAAAAGGAGCACATTTACAAATACATATCAGAATCTTAGGTGAAAACTATGACAAAGCAGGGAAGTATAGCACTGGGATTTCTTACAATCAAAGATTTTGGGTTGGAATATTGGGCTTCACTCTCAATACAGTCACACTCTGCTTTTCCTCCATCAACCCTATTAGCTACTGCGCCAGCAATTATCCTGCAGACTAGCACAGCCCTTTCAGTTTTCCCCTTTGAGAAGACAATCATGTGATCAGTCAATTCCTCACTGTTTGTACTCAATCGGATGCCATTCTTCTTGGTGAATT from Ricinus communis isolate WT05 ecotype wild-type chromosome 9, ASM1957865v1, whole genome shotgun sequence harbors:
- the LOC8277583 gene encoding uncharacterized protein LOC8277583 isoform X1; translation: MEAAVSSSLILTSPLNTKTLSRNRVITGYPKSTRTFRLIKNRKLTTTIAAVNEVSAAADSGQVEVTWQIIVGAVAGVTPFVVAGIEFSKRIIAQRRCEICGGAGLVMREKDYFRCPGCGGFLPWQSWKRFFSG
- the LOC8277582 gene encoding scarecrow-like protein 21, encoding MQTSQKGTVMDGPPGFYDHPVRPRESYHWHSNQNLDQYPMSDDGSQEMHLSAETFDQHSTLESSSGTGGYPVQTSPSTASFSPNESVISQPNSQSYILDQHDSSENTSGSPDREAYVIHKLRELETAMLGPADDLDVYNIMTQDGSNQITSEEEKWKFLMETVSRRDLKEVLYACAQAIDSNDMLTVEWLMTELRKMVSVSGEPIQRLGAYMLEGLVARLASSGSSIYRALRCKEPASAELLSYMHILYEVCPYFKFGYMSANGAIAEAMKDESRVHIIDFQIAQGSQWITLIQALAARPGGPPHVRLTGIDDSTSAYARGGGLDIVGQRLSRLAESCKVPFEFHAAGVSGSEIELKNLGIRPGEALAINFALMLHHMPDESVGTQNHRDRLLRLVKSLSPKVVTLVEQESNTNTAPFVNRFTETLNYYLAIFESIDVTLPRGHKERINVEQHCLAREVVNIVACEGAERIERHEPLGKWKSRFAMAGFTPYPLSSFVNATIKALLQSYSKKYTLEERDGALYLGWMNRPLIASCAWR
- the LOC8277583 gene encoding uncharacterized protein LOC8277583 isoform X2 — translated: MEAAVSSSLILTSPLNTKTLSRNRVITGYPKSTRTFRLIKNRKLTTTIAAVNEVSAAADSGQVEVTWQIIVGAVGKWQIAQRRCEICGGAGLVMREKDYFRCPGCGGFLPWQSWKRFFSG